One genomic region from Danio aesculapii chromosome 24, fDanAes4.1, whole genome shotgun sequence encodes:
- the mcmdc2 gene encoding minichromosome maintenance domain-containing protein 2 — MDALRSLKEAIIVYLDRSGGLRKFIKDCNDFKGAQQMEAVYRFSFDVNPSDVLQLDALLGDCILHDPIKAVSLFQSVCFLSIKTLSLIDHIETESQVNVVLKPTHLPPFPNYCLDLSEFPRGYGPMRPLALEGLVIAMTRVTKYTQGARFLCSEDACPCSRGFHHIRVHAPGATESATVRNDFTCFLCFSPLKEDVKSRVLGDKQLVELIHVRAVDVLGVHDAASLRYQSVTLFLRDELCNSMRIGHLYRVVGIPAHVHQWPNVTWSVEACSVQPWIPKCPSLVSNNFQNLHTASACSPWRFAAIVANSFGSPVIPPGLYNTLKLGLLLSLVQTEDNTDSPNHLDVLTLTSDTLIIDRLMRYSLQLASRGIHHALTGELLASLSRDEHGASTANVHAGSALLASGGVCLLGDLTCYKKDKIDMLQSALESRTASVFIPAKKYGDDTDQQLSFPIQCNFWALVDIASPSKRTARCDNALLGSGEMGSVPLQLTGAFGLLVQCRETSNNHPILSMTVHTLRQAMSPGEPLYPACMQFTTQDYKELLAHVRQLKVDLSLDAERMIHGYYMASRRVRSDSTQRSSVTSIKLLIALAQAHAKLSLRTEVLEEDAVIAVLLCESSVTIKHGASALVFPPDAVFPCALHDLDSLNQRDLVLEEHRKQILNFVHTYATHIEE; from the exons ATGGACGCCTTACGTTCTCTGAAGGAAGCGATAATAGTTTATTTAGATAGAAGTGGTGGGTTACGTAAATTCATCAAAGACTGCAATGACTTTAAAG GTGCACAGCAGATGGAGGCCGTATATCGCTTCAGTTTCGATGTGAATCCCTCAGATGTCCTTCAACTGGACGCTTTACTGGGAGACTGTATACTACACGACCCTATCAAAGCAGTTTCACTCTTTCAGTCA GTTTGTTTTCTGTCCATTAAGACCCTGTCACTTATTGACCACATAGAAACAGAAAGCCAG GTTAATGTCGTTTTAAAGCCAACCCACTTGCCACCTTTTCCCAACTATTGTTTGGACCTCTCTGAGTTTCCCCGTGGGTATGGCCCAATGAGACCTTTAGCTTTGGAGGGCCTCGTAATTGCCATGACACGTGTCACCAAATACACACAAGGGGCCAGATTTCTCTGCTCAGAAGACGCATGCCCTTGCTCCAGAG GGTTTCATCATATCAGAGTTCATGCACCAGGTGCCACAGAGTCTGCCACAGTCAGGAATGACTTTACCTGCTTTCTCTGCTTTTCTCCACTGAAGGAGGATGTGAAGTCTCGGGTTTTAGGAG ATAAGCAGCTAGTTGAGCTCATTCATGTCAGAGCAGTAGATGTTTTAGGAGTTCACGATGCTGCATCCCTAAGATATCAATCTGTCACCCTTTTTCTAAGAG ATGAACTCTGTAACTCCATGAGAATCGGCCATCTGTACCGAGTTGTTGGGATTCCTGCTCATGTGCACCAGTGGCCTAATGTAACCTGGAGCGTAGAGGCTTGCAGCGTCCAACCATGGATCCCCAAAT GCCCCAGTCTGGTTAGCAACAACTTCCAGAACCTGCATACGGCCTCGGCATGTTCCCCATGGAGATTTGCTGCCATTGTAGCCAACTCATTCGGCTCCCCGGTGATCCCACCTGGACTCTACAACACATTAAAGCTGGGGCTTCTACTTAGCTTGGTGCAAACTGAAGATAACACAGACTCTCCCAATCATCTGGATGTGCTCACTCTCACCAGTGACACCCTTATCATTGACAG GTTGATGAGATATAGCCTGCAGTTGGCCTCGCGTGGCATTCATCATGCACTGACAGGAGAGCTGTTAGCATCTCTATCTAGAGATGAACATGGAGCAAGTACTGCCAACGTTCATGCAGGTTCTGCTTTGCTGGCATCTGGAGGAGTCTGTCTGCTAGGAGACCTTACATGCTACAAGAAAGACAAGATAGACATGCTTCAGTCTG CTCTGGAAAGCAGAACAGCGTCTGTTTTCATTCCTGCGAAGAAATATGGTGATGATACAGACCAGCAGCTCTCTTTCCCCATCCAGTGTAACTTCTGGGCTTTAGTTGACATTGCTTCCCCCTCCAAGAGGACAGCCAGATGTGATAACGCGCTGCTGGGTTCTGGG GAAATGGGCTCAGTTCCCCTTCAGCTTACAGGAGCATTTGGACTTCTAGTCCAGTGTCGCGAAACAAGCAACAATCATCCAATCTTATCCATGACAGTGCACACACTGAGACAGGCTATGTCGCCAGGAGAGCCTCTTTATCCAGCGTGCATGCAGTTTACTACACAAGACTACAAAGAG CTCTTGGCTCATGTAAGACAATTGAAAGTGGACTTGAGTCTTGATGCTGAAAGGATGATCCATGGCTATTACATGGCCAGTCGCAGGGTTCGCTCAGACTCAACACAGAGATCCTCAGTAACTTCTATTAAACTCCT GATTGCACTGGCCCAAGCTCATGCTAAACTCAGTCTGAGAACAGAAGTTTTGGAGGAAGATGCAGTCATTGCAGTACTGCTGTGTGAGAGTTCAGTCACCATAAAACATG GGGCCTCTGCACTCGTCTTTCCACCCGATGCAGTGTTTCCCTGTGCTCTCCATGACCTGGACTCCTTGAACCAGCGGGACCTTGTGTTGGAGGAACATCGCAAGCAGATCCTGAATTTTGTGCACACCTACGCAACCCACATAGAGGAATAA